Proteins from a single region of Acidianus ambivalens:
- a CDS encoding C2H2-type zinc finger protein, with protein sequence MYRCCDKEFQDEKSFEKHIKSTRHHYLTSSESFKISLPKDYISSIIDNKEGAIRLLGFLPYEDKVIIPLRLSRNVIGGVLKRSLIAKAEGPYYDAGLINYKIDAGNIKYKISFRQARLGESLRLTIIVTFEAELNFLGSILPGAVIKSLSSIVMPDDVIENVRKALLIEEKRSITP encoded by the coding sequence ATGTATAGGTGTTGTGATAAAGAATTTCAAGACGAAAAGTCATTTGAAAAGCATATAAAGAGTACAAGACATCACTATTTAACGTCTTCTGAGTCTTTCAAGATATCTTTACCTAAGGATTACATATCGTCAATCATAGACAATAAAGAGGGCGCGATAAGGTTGCTAGGATTCTTACCTTATGAGGATAAGGTAATAATTCCTTTACGCTTATCTAGGAATGTGATCGGAGGAGTTTTAAAAAGGTCTTTAATAGCAAAGGCTGAAGGTCCTTATTATGATGCAGGATTAATAAATTACAAAATTGATGCAGGTAATATAAAATATAAAATAAGTTTTAGGCAAGCGAGATTAGGAGAAAGCTTAAGGCTAACTATTATTGTAACTTTTGAGGCTGAGCTAAACTTCTTAGGCTCTATCTTACCTGGTGCAGTAATAAAGAGCCTATCTTCCATTGTGATGCCGGATGATGTAATAGAGAACGTAAGAAAAGCATTGTTAATAGAAGAAAAAAGAAGTATTACACCTTAA
- a CDS encoding thiamine pyrophosphate-binding protein → MLGDKIFEILREFTDRIYGNPGTTELSFIKKIPPDFKYYLALQDGIAVGMAEGYHLGSEKLAVVNLHAAPGLSNALGFLYTAYMDRIPMVIIGGQQTSSHLSDEPRLYGDLTTISKPVVKASFEARNADEGVKFLIRAIKTSLTPPYGPTFLSIPEDLEDKEVNITAKNFTHKVELCCREDEVKEVMDEINSFDKIAIVAGYEIDVFNAHDEMREFAEKINSPVFAEPFASRTPFETPHRLFAGDLPRRSSEINKVLEDFPAVLIIGGSVNNVLFPDDEVLKGKEVIEVTYDWIEASRRPWKTLVCNPRDFLKLAIKYAKPHAFSPVKVSPPRNQKVEEIMKLLYPRLGNYAIFDEAPSYREIIRSIVGYKRRLFFANRAGFIGWAIPASFGYSSAGGKALAIVGDGSFNYSFQALWSATKYGGIMKVLVINNQGYNSLKGWGNTNAEILSPITSPWKLASSYGFEGKEFDDYKKGIEWLMEGDTQKLAELKV, encoded by the coding sequence ATGCTTGGGGACAAGATTTTTGAAATACTCAGGGAATTTACTGATAGAATATACGGGAATCCTGGAACAACTGAATTATCTTTTATAAAGAAAATACCTCCAGATTTTAAATACTATTTAGCTCTGCAGGATGGAATTGCAGTAGGGATGGCTGAAGGATATCATTTAGGCAGTGAGAAGTTAGCTGTAGTAAACCTTCACGCAGCTCCAGGCTTATCTAATGCCTTAGGATTCCTTTACACAGCTTACATGGATAGAATACCTATGGTAATAATTGGAGGTCAACAGACTTCTTCTCACCTTTCAGACGAACCTAGACTTTACGGAGATTTAACAACGATATCTAAACCAGTAGTTAAGGCGTCCTTTGAAGCAAGAAATGCTGACGAAGGCGTTAAATTCCTTATAAGGGCAATAAAAACTTCCTTGACCCCTCCCTATGGGCCTACTTTCCTTTCCATCCCTGAAGATTTAGAAGACAAGGAAGTTAACATAACTGCTAAAAATTTTACGCACAAGGTAGAACTTTGTTGTAGGGAAGACGAAGTAAAGGAGGTAATGGATGAGATTAACTCCTTTGATAAAATAGCAATAGTAGCTGGATATGAAATAGATGTATTCAACGCTCACGATGAAATGAGGGAATTCGCTGAGAAAATTAACTCCCCAGTTTTTGCTGAACCTTTCGCTTCTAGAACTCCTTTTGAGACTCCACATAGGCTTTTTGCAGGAGATTTACCTAGAAGGTCTAGTGAAATAAATAAGGTACTTGAAGATTTTCCTGCTGTACTAATCATAGGAGGTAGCGTAAATAATGTGCTATTTCCGGACGACGAAGTACTGAAAGGAAAAGAGGTTATTGAAGTAACTTACGATTGGATTGAGGCGTCAAGAAGGCCCTGGAAGACTTTAGTTTGTAACCCTAGGGACTTTCTAAAGCTTGCAATTAAATATGCAAAGCCTCACGCATTTAGTCCAGTAAAAGTTTCCCCGCCTAGAAATCAGAAAGTGGAGGAAATAATGAAGTTACTGTATCCTCGTCTAGGTAATTATGCCATATTTGATGAGGCACCGTCTTATAGGGAAATAATAAGATCAATAGTTGGTTATAAAAGAAGGTTATTCTTTGCAAATAGAGCAGGATTTATTGGTTGGGCAATCCCTGCGTCTTTCGGTTATTCCTCTGCTGGAGGTAAAGCCTTGGCAATAGTTGGAGATGGAAGCTTTAATTACAGTTTTCAAGCTTTGTGGTCTGCAACAAAATACGGAGGGATAATGAAAGTTCTTGTAATTAACAATCAAGGATACAATTCTCTTAAAGGTTGGGGAAATACTAATGCAGAAATTCTCTCACCTATAACTTCTCCGTGGAAATTAGCTTCAAGTTACGGGTTTGAAGGAAAAGAGTTTGATGACTATAAGAAAGGAATAGAGTGGTTAATGGAAGGCGATACTCAAAAATTGGCAGAACTTAAGGTGTAA